Genomic DNA from Segatella copri:
TGGCGTGAGCGGTAGAAGCTTTGTAGAGCCAGCCCCTTATGGTATGGTAAAGATAAACCGTGGCTTCCTGAAAATGGGAATGGAGACCCAAGACTCACTCTGGGGAATGAAAACACCACGCAAGGATGTGTCGGTGGATGGATTCTGGATGGATGATACCGAAATCACCAATTCAGAATATAAGCAGTTTGTGGCTTATGTGCGCGATTCTATTCTTCGTACCCGTCTGGCTGATCCTGCTTATGGAGGCGACGAGACTTACATGATTACTGAAGATAAGAATGGCGATCCGGTTACACCTCATGTAAACTGGAAGAAAGCGCTGCCTAAGAAACCTAATGAGGATGAGCAGAGAGCTTTTGAAAGTTTGTATGAAACCAATCCGGTTACAGGAGAAAAACTCATCGACTGGCGCCAGCTCAACTATAAATACGAAATCTATGATTATACAGCTGCGGCTCAGCGTAAGTTCCGTCTGAATCCCCAGGAACGTACCTTCAACACCGATGTGAAGATAAATCCGGACGAGGTGGTGATGATTTCAAAAGATACCGCTTATTATGATGATGAGGGTAGAGTGGTGCGTGAGACCATCAACCGTCCGCTTTCAGGACCATGGGACTTCCTGAATACCTATATCGTGAATGTTTATCCTGACACTACCTGTTGGGTAAACGACTTCAGAAATGCAGAGAATGAAACCTATCTGAGAAGTTATTTCAGCAATCCTGCGTATAATGACTATCCGGTAGTCGGTGTAACCTGGGAACAGGCAAATGCCTTCTGCGCCTGGAGAACAGACTATCTGTTGAAGGGCTTAGGTCCTGAAGCAAGATTTGTACAGCGTTACCGTCTGCCAACCGAGGCAGAATGGGAATATGCTGCAAGAGGCAAGAACCAGAATGAATTTCCTTGGGACAATGCGGATGTGAAGAATGGGGATGGCTGTTTTTACGCCAATTTCAAACCAGACAGGGGCAACTATACCAAAGACGGCAACCTGATAACCAGCAAGGTGGCTATCTATTCGCCAAATTCTAATGGACTTTACGATATGGCTGGTAATGTGGCAGAGTGGACAAGTACCGTTTATACAGAGGCTGGTGTAGACGCCATGAGCGATTTTAACCCAACTTTACAGTATAATGCTGCCATAGAAGATCCTTACCGTTTGAAGAAGAAGAGTGTAAGAGGTGGTTCCTGGAAAGACCCTGAGTCGTTTATCCGTTCGGCATGGCGCACTTTCGAGTACCAGAATCAGCCTCGCTCATACATCGGATTCCGTTGCGTGAGAAGTCTTGCTACTACGGCAAGCGGAAAACAGAAACCATTGAAGAATAAGAATAGGAGATAAATAATATGAGCTATTATAGCAAATTCAATATTGTATACCGCTTGCAGAAGTGGATGGATAGTGTGCCGGGTCAGACATTCCTTAACTATGCTTACAGTTGGGGTGCCTCTATCGTAATCGCTGGTACCCTCTTTAAGTTGACCCATCTTCCTGGTGCCAATTTCATGCTTTTCTTAGGTATGGGAACCGAGATTCTCGTGTTCTTCCTTTCTGCTTTCGACCGTCCTTTCGACAAAACAGCTGAAGGTAGAGACTTGCCTACCCATGCTACAGAGGAGTATCTGGAAGGAAAGGTGTCGGCAGAAGAAATGATGACTGCCAAGAATCGTTCTGAAACCATTCAACCTCAGGTTGCTTCTCCTGTCTCTCCTGTAATGGCTGCTGCGCCAGAACTGACTCCACTTAATCCTGAGGTGGTGGAAGTTCAGAACAGCTACGTAGAACAGTTGAAGAGCCTGGTAGAAACCTTGAGTAAGGTGAACGAACAGAGTAGCCGACTGACTCGTGACAGCGAGGAGATGGAGAATCTGAACCGTACCTTGACAGGTATCAGCAGGGTATACGAGATGCAGCTGAAAAGTGCCAGCCAGCAGATTGGTACCATTGACCAGATCAATGAGCAGACCAAGATGATGGCAAAGCAGATAGAACAGTTGAACAAGATTTATACCCGTATGATTGATGCCATGACCATCAATATGCGTGTGGCGGCTCCTCATGTAACAAGTGAAGAGTAAAGACGAAGAAAATAAATAGAATCAAGCAAATTTATATCCATGGCAATCAAGAAAAGACCGGTTTCGCCTCGTCAGAAGATGATTAACCTGATGTATGTCATCCTGATGGCTATGTTGGCGCTGAATACTCCTACAGATGAGGAATTCGGTGTCAAAGGCAAGTCTATTGTCGAGAAAATCAAGAAAAGTCTTGCCGATGATGGGAAGAAATCGGATGAGGAGAAGAAAAATATAGATCTGGTAGAACTGAATGTGAATGAACTCGATGCATTCGTTATTCCAGAGAAAACAACCCTCTATGCCGGTGAACGTTTCAATTCGCATGTGGTGATGGCTGCAATAGACAGTACACAGCGCCCGGAAATCTATGTGAATGGTAGTAGGCTGAATGCCGAGAATGGCAGATACAGTTTTGTGGCAGGTGGCGTAGGTGAGCATCAGTTTGGCGGTTACATTCTGATGAGAGGCAAGAATGGCGAGATGATGCGACGCAATTTCGTTCAGAAATACACCGTATTGCCTGTTCCTAATACAGCTACCGTTGCTGCCGACCTGATGAATGTGCTCTATGCAGGCTATGCCAATCCTATCAGCATCAGCGTTCCTGGTGTTCCGGCAAATGCTATCTCTGCAACTATGACAGGCGGTTCTTTCGTAGCTAAGGGCAATGGTCATTTCGTGGCTACACCTTCAGCGGTGGGTAAGGATGTTACCATCCATGTGACAGCCCGCGATAAGGGACAGGTGAGAAGTCTGCCTCCATTCGTTTTCCATGTAAGAAAACTTCCTGACCCAACCGCTTATATTGCGATGGGTACAGACAGATTTAGAGGTGGTGCTCTATCGAAAGGTGCTCTGATGGGTGCTCCAGGCATTCATGCAGCCATAGATGACGGACTCCTTGATATTCCGTTTAAGGTGCTGGGCTTCGAAACCGTATTCTTCGATAATATGGGCAATGCCATACCTCTGGCTTCTGCGGGTTCCAGTTTCTCAGAACGACAGCGCGAAGAGTTTAGAAAACTGTCAAGAAACCGACGCTTCTATATCTCGCATATCAAGGCTGTAGGTCCTGATGGAATTACCCGAAATCTGCCGGCAGCAATGGAAGTTATCGTCAGGTAAGTGAAGAGTTCAACGGCTTTACTTATCATAAAGTTCAAAGTTCAATGTTCAAAGTTCAATGTAATGAAAAAGATATTATTCATATTCATGCTTTTGGGAATGGTGCAGAGCATCATGGCACAGCCAGCGGCTCGCAGAAAGCAGGCTCAGCAAAAGGCACAACAGTCTAATGCTGATAATATGACCTTGCGTGCCAAACTCTATTTCCCTACAGCCATCCCGATGGATGAGGACGTGGTTTGGAGAAGAGACATCTATCGTGAACTCAATCTCACAGATGATGCCAATGCTGCCTTGTATTATCCTGTAGAGCCAACAGATGGTAAGATGAATCTCTTTACCTATATCTTTAAACTGATGTTTACGGGTAGAGTGCCTGTTTATCAGTATCGTATGGATGGTAATGAAGATTTTTCTGCCGCCAACCGTCTTACTCCGAAAGCATTCGTAGATAATTATCATATCTACTACGAGAAGACTGATAACGGAAAGGTGCATATTGATGACAGCGATATTCCATCAGCAGAAGTGAAGGCATACTATGTGAAGGAGACTTCTTACTATGACCAGAAAACAGCTTCTTTCCATACCAAGGTATTGGCTTTGTGCCCTATCATGACCCGTAATGATGACTTTGGAGATGTAGGAAACAAGTATCCGCTCTTCTGGGTGAAGTATGATGACTTAGCTCCTTTCCTGGCTAAGCAGCAGCTGATGACCAGTAATGTGAACAATGCTGCTGTGATGAGTGCAGAAGATTATTTTACCAAGAATCTGTATCAGGGTAAAATCTACAAGACCAATAATATGCAGGGCAATACCCTGGCACAATACTGTCCTTCGGATACAGCCATGGCGAAGGAACAGAAACGCATAGAAGCTGAGTTGGAAGCCTTTGAGAAGAATATCTGGGGTAATCAGGCTCGGAAGGATTCTCTTGACAGTATTGCCAAGGCAGAAAAGAATATGGATGCCAAGACTCTGAAGAAAAGCCGTAACAGAAGAAGTGGTTCTGCATCTAAACCAGCTAAGACTTCTACTGTTAAAAAACGCAGATCAGGAGGAAGTAACGTTTCTTCTGGTGGCTCGGCTAGAGTAACGGTTCGTAGAGAACGTCATTAATTTATATAAGAATTAAAGTAAATATAGAATGAAGAAAGTTTTATCAGTATTAATGCTTGTAGCAGCCATGATGTTTGCTACTAATGCAAATGCCCAGATTAAGTTTGGTTTGAAGGGCGGTTTGGATGTTACTAACATGTCTTTGAGTAACGATGTTTTCGATGCATCTAACAAGACAGGTTTCTTTGTTGGTCCAATGGTTAAGGTTACTATTCCTATTGTTGGTCTGAGCTTTGATGCTGCTGCCTTGTACGACCAGAAGGAAGCTAAGGTGTCTGTAAATGATGCAGAGACAAAAATGACTCAGAAATCTCTTAATATCCCTGTAAACGTACGTTATGGCTTCGGCTTGAGCAGCTTGGCTAATGTTTTCGTTTTCGCTGGTCCACAGTGGGGTATCAATGTTGGTGACAAGAACTTCGAGTGGGATAAATCAGGCTGTTATTCTCTGAAGAAATCTAACTTCAGCGTAAACGTAGGTCTGGGTGTTACCCTGATGAGCCATCTCCAACTCTCTGCAAACTATAACATCGCTTGCGGTAAGACTGCAGATGTTACCTGGAAGGAAGCAAGCGACAAGATTGTGAATGGTAACAGTAAGAATAACAGTTGGCAGATTGCTTTGGGTTATTGGTTCTAATCCCGTAAAAGAACAGGACAGATTATGGGTGAGAACATCGTATGGTCTCGCCTAGTACATCTTAAAATATATAAAAGCAGGTATCCGATGATGGGTATCTGCTTTTTTTTTGCTAACTTTGCAAGTCGAAAGTCTGAATGGCAGATATTTCAAGGTTAAAGAAGATTAGATATGAAATATGTAGATGTGATATTACCCCTTCCGCTCGACGGAACCTTTACTTATTCTGTCCCTGATGGGATGGAAGGGAAAGTTGTGCCCGGGGTACGCTTGCTGGTTCCTCTTGGTAAAAGTAAGAAATATATCGCAATGGCTACCCGACTGCATGATGATAAGCCTGCATTCTCCTGCAAACCTGTCGAGGCGGTGCTTGACAATACGCCTTCGCTTTTGCCTCAGCAGATGAGATTGTGGCAATGGATTGGCTATTATTATATGGCTCCTTTAGGCGATGTCTATAATGCTGCCATGCCGGGAGGTTTGAAATCTACAGAGAAATTCAAACCCAAGATGGAACTCTATGTGGAACTTGCCAGTACATACCGTAGTGAGCAGGCTCTTCACGTAGCGCTCAACTTGGTGCAGAGAGCCTTGAAGCAAGCCAAAGCCCTGACAACCTTTCTGAGTCTCTCGCATTGGGACAGTCTTGATGGTGATACGCCTAGAGAAGGCATTAAAAAAGTGACCAAGGAAGAACTGATGAACGAGAGCCATTGTACGGCTGCTGTTGTCAAGGCGCTTATCGACAGGGGAATTCTCTTTACTTATGAATTGGAAATAGGACGATTGAATACGAATGGAGAATCTCATCTTGACTTGATTAAACCTCTCTCCTTGGCGCAGCAAGATGCCTATAATGGTATCCTGATGCAAATGATGAAAAAGGATGTTGTATTGCTTCATGGTGTGACATCCAGCGGAAAGACGGAAATCTACATTCATCTTATCAGAAAAGCCATAGAGGAGCATAAGCAGGTGCTCTATCTTCTGCCGGAAATCGCTCTGACCGTACAAATCATGGAGCGCCTTCATAGAGTTTTCGGCGACCGGCTGGGCATCTATCATTCTAAATATAGTGATGCTGAGCGTGTAGAAATCTGGCAGAAACAACTCTCTGATTACCCTTATGATGTAATCCTAGGCGCAAGAAGTGCCGTCTTCCTGCCATTTAAGAATTTGGGACTCGTCATTATAGACGAAGAGCACGAGACTTCCTTCAAACAACAGGATCCCGCTCCGCGCTACCATGCCAGAAGTGCTGCCATAGTGCTTGCCAAGATGTATGGGGCTAAGACTTTATTGGGTACGGCTACGCCTTCGATGGAGAGTTATTATAATGCGCAGCAAGGCAAGTATGGTCTGGTAGAACTGAAAACAAGATACAAAGGTATTCAGTTGCCGGAAATTCAGGTGGTAGATGTAAAAGACTTGCGCCGCCGTAAGATGATGAGCGGTCCTTTCTCTCCACAGCTTTTGGCTGCAGTAAGAGAGGCTTTGAAGAATGGGCAACAGGCAATTCTCTTTCAGAATCGTCGTGGTTTTGCGCCGATGGTTGAATGTAAGGTATGTGGTTGGGTGCCGAAAT
This window encodes:
- the gldN gene encoding gliding motility protein GldN, whose protein sequence is MKKILFIFMLLGMVQSIMAQPAARRKQAQQKAQQSNADNMTLRAKLYFPTAIPMDEDVVWRRDIYRELNLTDDANAALYYPVEPTDGKMNLFTYIFKLMFTGRVPVYQYRMDGNEDFSAANRLTPKAFVDNYHIYYEKTDNGKVHIDDSDIPSAEVKAYYVKETSYYDQKTASFHTKVLALCPIMTRNDDFGDVGNKYPLFWVKYDDLAPFLAKQQLMTSNVNNAAVMSAEDYFTKNLYQGKIYKTNNMQGNTLAQYCPSDTAMAKEQKRIEAELEAFEKNIWGNQARKDSLDSIAKAEKNMDAKTLKKSRNRRSGSASKPAKTSTVKKRRSGGSNVSSGGSARVTVRRERH
- the gldL gene encoding gliding motility protein GldL — its product is MSYYSKFNIVYRLQKWMDSVPGQTFLNYAYSWGASIVIAGTLFKLTHLPGANFMLFLGMGTEILVFFLSAFDRPFDKTAEGRDLPTHATEEYLEGKVSAEEMMTAKNRSETIQPQVASPVSPVMAAAPELTPLNPEVVEVQNSYVEQLKSLVETLSKVNEQSSRLTRDSEEMENLNRTLTGISRVYEMQLKSASQQIGTIDQINEQTKMMAKQIEQLNKIYTRMIDAMTINMRVAAPHVTSEE
- a CDS encoding SUMF1/EgtB/PvdO family nonheme iron enzyme; amino-acid sequence: MKKSILLLSAFAILLTLSGCFGAKQASVAGRGGEVVGVSGRSFVEPAPYGMVKINRGFLKMGMETQDSLWGMKTPRKDVSVDGFWMDDTEITNSEYKQFVAYVRDSILRTRLADPAYGGDETYMITEDKNGDPVTPHVNWKKALPKKPNEDEQRAFESLYETNPVTGEKLIDWRQLNYKYEIYDYTAAAQRKFRLNPQERTFNTDVKINPDEVVMISKDTAYYDDEGRVVRETINRPLSGPWDFLNTYIVNVYPDTTCWVNDFRNAENETYLRSYFSNPAYNDYPVVGVTWEQANAFCAWRTDYLLKGLGPEARFVQRYRLPTEAEWEYAARGKNQNEFPWDNADVKNGDGCFYANFKPDRGNYTKDGNLITSKVAIYSPNSNGLYDMAGNVAEWTSTVYTEAGVDAMSDFNPTLQYNAAIEDPYRLKKKSVRGGSWKDPESFIRSAWRTFEYQNQPRSYIGFRCVRSLATTASGKQKPLKNKNRR
- a CDS encoding porin family protein produces the protein MKKVLSVLMLVAAMMFATNANAQIKFGLKGGLDVTNMSLSNDVFDASNKTGFFVGPMVKVTIPIVGLSFDAAALYDQKEAKVSVNDAETKMTQKSLNIPVNVRYGFGLSSLANVFVFAGPQWGINVGDKNFEWDKSGCYSLKKSNFSVNVGLGVTLMSHLQLSANYNIACGKTADVTWKEASDKIVNGNSKNNSWQIALGYWF
- the priA gene encoding primosomal protein N', whose amino-acid sequence is MKYVDVILPLPLDGTFTYSVPDGMEGKVVPGVRLLVPLGKSKKYIAMATRLHDDKPAFSCKPVEAVLDNTPSLLPQQMRLWQWIGYYYMAPLGDVYNAAMPGGLKSTEKFKPKMELYVELASTYRSEQALHVALNLVQRALKQAKALTTFLSLSHWDSLDGDTPREGIKKVTKEELMNESHCTAAVVKALIDRGILFTYELEIGRLNTNGESHLDLIKPLSLAQQDAYNGILMQMMKKDVVLLHGVTSSGKTEIYIHLIRKAIEEHKQVLYLLPEIALTVQIMERLHRVFGDRLGIYHSKYSDAERVEIWQKQLSDYPYDVILGARSAVFLPFKNLGLVIIDEEHETSFKQQDPAPRYHARSAAIVLAKMYGAKTLLGTATPSMESYYNAQQGKYGLVELKTRYKGIQLPEIQVVDVKDLRRRKMMSGPFSPQLLAAVREALKNGQQAILFQNRRGFAPMVECKVCGWVPKCKNCDVSLTLHKSINLLTCHYCGYTYPVPTECPNCGSTEIMGRGFGTEKIEDQIAEIFPEAKIARMDLDTTRTRNAYERLIADFSEGRTNLLIGTQMVSKGLDFDKVSVVGILNADSMLNYPDFRAYEHAFMMMAQVSGRAGRKGKRGLVILQTKNPTLPVIGQVVHNDYEGLYQGILEERRTFHYPPFFHLINVYVKHKYDKVCEQASHELSKMLRSWFGERVLGPDKPAVARVKTMNIRKIVIKLENGIDQQKVREYLKFAQQQMGKDPRYGALQIYYDVDPL